The Panacibacter microcysteis genome includes a window with the following:
- a CDS encoding ligand-binding sensor domain-containing protein yields the protein MIWPLRYLSLFFMLMQTGVFAQNSNLLRFKSLTINDGLSQGFVNSITQDASGIMWFTTADGLNKYDGYNFYVYHHDIYDSTSIGSDDLTFVYEDGQRRLWIGSRNNGLDFFDREYNKFYHIVHRNSKGLISDKILSVCSDKSGALLINTDRGIDRMQIIPKNRNKKKTTNFFENYELRFTHLKYGNNNAGLTGKAVLGNVFTDSRGHTYVADTSTLYELVFQPDNTYTLHKKYSYQLKDKNYVPGIAEDTSSYSLFINGADITRFPGYDFNLPHKMFSNKDQVARHAWVIGNNQMIWSTDSGSLYRIHIPTNEISLNIPADSAQNFALKAPLTIYSDRQNILWIGTAGHGIFKYDPETERFHHVLANTIHYHILETKNGELITRNFDKITLANNEFRQKKDPVMQALKEKFANSFIVQYAVDTSGNLWIPEHHKLYYYNLATNKQQTHELLFDEAPSDIYTIYADKRNTLWMGYKKYFVRFDPSLNTFTKFNYPFKAPDFETDFLQTIYEDGNTLWLGSIHGLFSFDLLTQKMKDAYYARPGDSASLSSNFIYSLCNDIKQPKRYLWVGTKGGGLNRLDKYTGKFVRYSRKDGLADNVIYGILPGDDGNVWLSTNQGLSAFNPRTKVFRNYDVNDGLQSNEFNRYAFCKTSAGLLVFGGMNGINYFDPKQINTLNSAEVVFTDLRLFNKSVKLTDEDCPINKSINYADEIRLKYKQNVVAIQFAAVDYRRQGNILYRYKMEGFDEDWIFSGTAHEATYTNLDPGEYRFIVQASYESDNWGNRQTSIAVIVLEPWYHTWWFYLLTIIAIACILYGLYRFRLAQFAMLEKLRNRIAMDLHDEVGSSISTIAIYSKIMQDQIRSVDFDNEPLVNKIKDFAEEIMESMNDIVWSINTKNDAFERIGSRIRIHASQLLEPKGYTLHFEFSEALNRIKIGMEKRREFYLIYKEVLNNIAKYADGRHVWISLNIVNNFIQLTIKDDGKGFDITKAPGTGNGLTNMQNRAAMLKGKLSINTQTGKGTAVVLSFNAS from the coding sequence ATGATCTGGCCCCTTCGCTACCTCTCATTATTTTTTATGCTTATGCAAACAGGCGTGTTTGCACAAAACAGCAATTTACTCAGGTTTAAATCGCTTACCATAAACGACGGGCTTTCGCAGGGTTTTGTTAATTCCATTACACAGGATGCATCGGGTATTATGTGGTTTACCACGGCTGATGGTTTGAATAAATATGATGGCTATAATTTTTATGTTTATCACCATGACATTTATGATTCGACATCAATAGGCAGTGATGATCTTACTTTCGTTTACGAAGATGGGCAAAGAAGACTTTGGATAGGATCGCGCAATAATGGCTTAGACTTTTTTGACCGGGAATACAATAAATTCTATCACATTGTGCACAGGAATTCAAAAGGGTTGATATCGGACAAGATATTATCGGTATGCAGTGATAAAAGCGGAGCCCTCCTGATAAATACGGACAGGGGAATAGACCGCATGCAGATAATACCCAAAAACCGCAATAAAAAGAAAACAACTAATTTTTTTGAAAACTATGAATTGAGATTTACGCACCTGAAATATGGAAACAATAATGCCGGGCTTACAGGCAAAGCGGTACTCGGTAATGTGTTTACCGATAGCAGGGGACATACTTATGTTGCAGATACTTCTACTCTTTATGAATTGGTTTTTCAGCCAGACAACACATACACGCTGCACAAAAAATATTCGTACCAGCTTAAAGATAAAAATTACGTTCCGGGTATAGCGGAAGATACATCGAGCTACAGTCTTTTTATTAATGGTGCAGACATTACCAGGTTTCCTGGTTACGATTTTAACCTGCCGCATAAAATGTTTTCTAATAAAGACCAGGTGGCACGGCATGCATGGGTTATTGGCAACAACCAGATGATATGGTCTACAGACAGCGGTTCATTATACAGAATACACATACCTACCAATGAAATATCTCTCAATATACCTGCCGACTCTGCACAAAATTTTGCACTTAAGGCCCCGTTAACGATTTACTCAGACAGGCAAAATATTTTGTGGATAGGAACAGCCGGCCACGGTATTTTTAAATACGATCCTGAAACAGAACGCTTTCACCATGTTTTAGCTAACACGATACATTACCATATACTCGAAACGAAAAATGGAGAACTGATAACCAGGAATTTTGATAAGATCACGCTGGCCAACAATGAATTTCGCCAGAAGAAAGACCCGGTAATGCAGGCTTTAAAAGAAAAATTCGCAAACAGTTTCATTGTTCAATATGCTGTAGATACAAGTGGTAATTTATGGATACCCGAACATCATAAGCTTTACTACTATAACCTGGCCACCAATAAACAACAGACACACGAGCTGCTGTTTGATGAGGCACCCAGTGACATTTATACCATATACGCAGACAAAAGGAATACTTTATGGATGGGTTATAAAAAGTACTTCGTTCGTTTTGACCCTTCTTTAAACACCTTCACAAAATTCAACTACCCGTTTAAAGCGCCGGATTTTGAAACGGATTTTTTACAGACGATTTATGAAGACGGAAATACATTGTGGCTGGGCTCAATACATGGCTTGTTTAGCTTTGATCTGCTTACACAAAAAATGAAAGACGCTTATTACGCCCGGCCGGGAGATTCTGCTTCTTTAAGCAGTAATTTTATTTACAGCTTATGCAATGATATTAAGCAACCTAAACGATACCTGTGGGTTGGCACCAAAGGTGGCGGCCTTAACAGGCTAGACAAATACACCGGCAAATTTGTGCGTTATTCCAGGAAGGATGGGCTTGCCGATAATGTTATTTATGGCATACTGCCCGGAGACGATGGAAATGTCTGGCTAAGTACAAACCAGGGGCTTTCTGCATTTAATCCACGTACAAAGGTTTTTAGAAATTATGATGTAAATGATGGATTACAAAGTAATGAATTCAACCGCTATGCTTTTTGTAAAACGTCTGCGGGTTTGCTTGTTTTTGGTGGCATGAATGGTATAAATTATTTCGATCCAAAACAGATAAATACATTGAATTCGGCAGAAGTTGTTTTTACCGATCTGCGTTTGTTCAATAAATCAGTTAAACTAACAGACGAAGACTGCCCTATTAATAAAAGCATTAATTATGCTGACGAAATAAGGCTCAAATACAAACAGAATGTTGTGGCCATTCAGTTTGCAGCCGTAGATTACCGCAGGCAGGGAAATATCCTGTACCGCTACAAAATGGAGGGTTTTGACGAAGACTGGATCTTTTCAGGTACTGCACATGAAGCCACTTACACAAACCTGGACCCCGGCGAATACAGGTTTATTGTACAGGCAAGTTATGAAAGTGACAACTGGGGCAACAGGCAAACATCAATTGCTGTAATTGTCCTGGAGCCATGGTACCATACCTGGTGGTTTTACCTGCTTACCATTATAGCAATAGCCTGCATTTTATATGGTTTATATCGATTTAGACTGGCCCAGTTTGCAATGCTTGAAAAATTAAGAAACCGTATTGCCATGGATTTGCACGATGAAGTGGGTTCATCTATCAGTACGATTGCTATATACTCCAAAATCATGCAGGACCAGATTAGAAGCGTTGATTTCGATAATGAACCACTGGTTAATAAGATCAAAGATTTTGCAGAAGAGATCATGGAATCTATGAACGATATCGTCTGGAGCATCAATACCAAAAATGACGCATTTGAAAGAATTGGAAGCCGCATACGCATACATGCCTCTCAATTGCTGGAACCAAAAGGTTATACGCTACATTTTGAATTTAGCGAGGCGCTCAACCGCATTAAAATTGGCATGGAAAAAAGACGTGAGTTCTACCTCATCTATAAAGAAGTACTAAACAACATAGCCAAATATGCAGATGGCCGGCATGTTTGGATCAGCCTCAACATCGTAAATAATTTTATTCAGCTTACAATTAAAGATGACGGAAAAGGTTTTGATATAACGAAAGCCCCGGGCACCGGCAACGGCCTTACAAATATGCAAAACCGCGCAGCAATGCTCAAAGGCAAACTCTCCATTAATACGCAAACAGGTAAAGGAACAGCAGTCGTGCTAAGTTTTAATGCCAGCTAA